Sequence from the Mixophyes fleayi isolate aMixFle1 chromosome 4, aMixFle1.hap1, whole genome shotgun sequence genome:
GTGAATAGGGCTCCTTTGCTGTTGACGTATTGCCCAGAAAGAGTGGTCCACTGTTGTGTGCTGAGGTTAAAGTTCTCCAGTGTGCATCGTAAGAAGTCATCAGATGGACCATTTCTCATGATGTACAGATTGTCTCTGTGTCCCACCATGCAATGGCCATAGCTCTGCGGTCGCCGTATTGAAGATATATTAATTAGATCATCTTTCCCGGTATCATATTCATAAATGACGGTTGTTTCTTGGGGTTTCCAGAGACAAATGAAAATCCTTCCCATAGCTTTTGCAGCGGGTGGTCCTGCTGTCGGCTGAGGTAACTCTTTGCCAAAACTCCAAGTCTGTGAAGATAGAGAATATTTCTCCACAAAAGCCAAAGGAACTCTCTCATACTCCCCTCCAAATGCGTACAAATGTCCCTCATGTCCTACTAGTGTCACCTCATATCGTAGTTGATGTGGGCAGGCGAACTCACTCCAGCTGTGGCTGTCTGCATCATAGCAGAAGCTTCTCTCCACTACTTGTTTGTTGGCTCCCCGGGCACCACCCACAATGAAAACTTTATTGTTTAATATGGCAACACCAGCTAGAAAAGTGCTGGCATTGTCTGGAATACAGCCTAGGCTCTCCCATTGGTTCTCCTGCTCATTTAAAAAGCACATTGTCCGTGATGTATCCTCAAGGAACTCCAGGGTTGGAGTATGGGCACCTACTGCAACAAAGGTGCTGGGCGTAAGGGAGTTCACATACTGAAGGAGCTCAGCGGGCAAGCAGTTTATATCCTCTTCCAACTGCTCATAAATGTCTCGAATGTACAAGGCCGCAGCATGGAACAAGTCTAGTAGTCCATAGGTGGCAGCAGCTTCATACATTACCAGACAATTTtcataaccaatcagattgatcAAGTGCTTGCTAAGAAGCTCAACTTGTAGGAAGGCCGCACACTCCACAGCTTGCAAGATTTCCTCACGGCTCAAGAGAGGCCTCTCTCCTGCTATTACCCTGAGGGTTATCAGGAAACCCATTGCACCCAAGTTGCGAAGCAGAATTTTATCCTGGGTGCTCTCCCTCATTCCAGATTGGAAGAGAGCACGGAAATATTCGCTGTGCTCCATCAGCAGGTCCTTGTCTGTGGCAAAAACTGTTTCTTCCACTGTAACATCGAGCTTGGTCATTTTGGTAAACTATAAGACACATGGGTGTCTTTGTAACTCTGTTTCATGGGTGTCTTTGTAACTCTGTTTCTTTTCCTTCCTGGTAGGTTACTGTGTTTGATCTATGCCTTGGAACATCTAACATGTCTATTGCTATATATAGCATCCGCTCATGTGATCATACATGCCAGACATAGCAGACTGCCAGATACATTTGACAAGGCAGCCACAAGTGCCAGCTTTCACTAAACAGAGATTTTCCCTGCAGTTAACCTAAATGATTGCAGAGCACTGTACTAATATAACTTTGTATGATATACGAACGGTAATGTAATTAAACTACAATattcaatatttatgagaatgcagcctaccaATCCACTAGGCACTAGTGAAATCACTGAAGCATGAAGCTTTGTTCCTAGTGAATCCCAGGCTGAATATAAGCTAACTCCGCAAAATAAATGCCTCACATGTTCACACTGTGGcccaaaaaaatgggaaaaatattGTGTAACAACCTGTGACTGTGTGTAGTGTTTAtaggttacacagtgcaccttctTCTTTACCCCTCGCTAGCTCCTGGGTATGGATGTAGGTGACCacagggtccctgcacatgcagattTTTACAGGTGCTGAGACACATTTGTGCTAACTCAGGGGTGCAGTGCAAACAGATGCTGCAATGATTTGGGTGCCAGATCATCTCTATATTTCcaaataaactatttatttacatCCCATCACAATTTTAATAAGTTGCagcaataaagtaaatatgtacagttcattTATACATCTcctttctcctcctgcacagtttttAATGGTATCTGTAGGTATTAATAAGACCTTTCCCACATCTAGGGcatctcctctcattctgcaGTCCTGACACAATCTATATGTACTCCCAACTGCATCTCACCCTCCTCTGTGGAGGTGATACCTGACTTGCTTGGGGCTCTAATAGTCAGCGCCTGTGCTAGGGTtaacggcgccctaggcaaaatttcgccgccccgccccctcgaacacaccaaaaaaaaaaggagagtttacttaccttttctctagctgatccgcgccttcttcacgcagaggcggagtgatgcattctgggaggggaggggggcgccgggaaagaactttattcacactgtctgtctgacagacagtgtgatacttcacagatgccccacggacactgaaaaacagcggcggcggggtcctctcctgagccgctgactagattagaaaatctagtcagcggcgccctgcaggtcccggcgccctaggcaactgcctaaggttgcctaatgggagcgccgggcctgctgatAGTTCCTCTCAAGTGTGCTCCCGGCCCTACTCACCCCTGCTCTGCGGAGGTGATCTCTcccttgggctctgacactttctTCACTGAGTTCTCTCAGTCCCTCCTCTACACACAATGCTGCCTCTTAATGCGGCCATGCTGCCACATGCAGCTGCCACCCCTAGTACTTGAGGATATCCATGGGGCTTTCCCCCTTACCATAAGTTGTATATAGAACAGTTGCCGCAAACCTGCTTCCCAGGCAGGGCCGGCTTTATAAATTATGGgccccagtacgggccccccgtgccccctcccccccgatgagcaccccccccatgagcaacagcgcaacacatactaacctgggggcccgctgtcttgcagtctgctggtctccgctactctgtcttcagcctggctgtcaccgtgacagccaggcaccagaatgtaattgcaggggtggaggaatcattcccctgcgatcatgtgatctgtcacaggcagcgcaagacagcaggtcagcaaaacagcgggcccccaggtaagtatgtgttgcgctgttgtaccgggtccggtacaacagtacccccctgatggctgcCCTGTTCCCAGGTATGCCAGCCTTCCCAGGGAAATATTTgccccggggggcaagactcgactcagcagcctattaggaacattttaaatgaaaaaaaaatgcaggtggcccaatgaccctgCCCCTGATGCCAGGGGGTCCCCGGGCCGTCACATCACCTCTCTTGTCTGTCCCTTGCTCTCTCCTCTTTTTACCTCacacttttctcttccttaatCCTCTGTGTGATAGATGACCCTTCTTCTCCTCTAGCTTCTGTTGCTTACTTTCTTCTCCTCTCCAatcccccttgctgacagcccctccttcttcttctcactCTCTCGCAGGCTTGTGTGTCTTGTCAGCGTAGCAGCCAGCTTGACACACAGCTATCTTATAAGACACCCTGACTATACTCCCTTCTGTACTTCATCTGAGGTCTATGACagctggtcctactgtctctcaccacccaccctttagaatgtaagctctccctctagaatgtaagctctccctctagaatgtaagctctccctctagaatgtaagctctccctctagaatgtaagctctccctccagaatgtaagctctccctccagaatgtaagctttccctctagaatgtaagctctccctccagaatgtaagctttccctctagaatgtaggctctccctctagaatgtaagctctccctctagaatgtaagctttccctctagaatgtaggctctccctctagaatgtaagctctccctctagaatgtaggCTCTCCCTCCAGAATGTAAGctttccctctagaatgtaagctctccctccagaatgtaagctctcataggcagggtcctctctacctattgtcccatgtccatctattgtctgactcccttgtacgtcctaTCACGTTTTTGCTGTGTGAGTTCCCCTAGCATTACTCAAACGCCTCTGtgttacttatatgtattaccttatctattggtttCATGGTTCTGTATCCAGCGCTATGGaacctgtggcgccttataaataaataggaATAATAATGTGTTCTGGATACTGCATTCTTGATTACTCCGACAGCATATCCGAGAGATTCCCAATCCTCTTGCGAAGTGTGTGAGGCAGGGCTCctgatgcagtggcggatccaggggtggGCGACCGgtgcgatcgccccccctagcaggggcttgctgccggcggctgcacactgtgcagggtccgttcggcagtgataatgtgctgcccagctgctctgattgtgtttaaaacacaatcagagcagcgggacagcacattatcactgccgaacggaccctgcacatattgtgcagccttagaagttataaagggggcggggcctaaatcgccccccctatatcgccccgggtagaaaaaaattctagatccgcccctgtcctgATGACACAATTCACTGCAAATCACGTCCTCATGGCTCCGCTGCGTGATGACATGAATCGTGGCATTAAGCAGCAGTGGGCGGGGCTGTGATGACACGAATGGCGTTGTCACATCCCCCGCACTTACCCCTTGGACAttccctccaggatctcctggaggggaagtataaaaagtaggcaactatggctaaTTGGCACATAGGAGGCTGTTGTATACATTCTAAtgattttaattaacttttttttaaaaaatgccctCTGGCAGCATCTACTAAATATATCACCAAATGCAATATTACTGGTTTCCATCTGTGCATTTCATCATAATCAAGTAGAGGTATTTGTTTTAGTTGCCCCCAGATACCATACAGATCTCTGTTCAATTTTCCCCAGACAGCTGTTTTGTGTTATATACCAAAACAATGAATATAAACATCTCTGCTGGATGATATAAAGACATGCCTGAAAACTACACCAGGAATCCAGAAAAATAAAGCTGtttttatcaaagaaaaagtgtataTGCAAATCAATAATTTAAAGCATTGTTACCTATTCTCCCAGAACGTCTGGGAGACCCATGAAATAGGAGGGAAGACCACCCAGCCTACTGAGAGAGCAGGAAATCCTCCCGGAGAGAACTTACCTGCCATTGGGTGGCATCTACATAGCACAAATTGCAGCAAGGAGCCCTGCCAACCTCAGTAAACACTGAGTGCCAGGGGCATGATAACCTTGccaactcttttcctattttgccTGGAAACAATTTAGGAAAAATAGGCAAGTAAAATTCATCCAAATGTGTAATACTTCTTTAACTTAAAGAATGCTCTTCGTCATTGCACACACCTCCCCCCTTTCTCTGTTAGAAGAACATCCCATAGTGCTCTATGATTCAGCCATGAAGGTTGGATTCCCTTCAGCACACAGAATTATAATAGCCTACATTCAGGAGGATGTATCCGCCATCAAACCTCTACATACAGATTGTAAAGTCACACGTTACCCTAGTTACAGCTGGCGGTTGTCGTGTGATTCTTGTATTACAGCAGGCAGCTCAAACACAGGTCACATCTGCTTTCCATTACAGAGTGGGGATTACGTGACCGTGAAGGGTTAATGGGTGTAATGTCAGAGACACAGGCTTCCCAGGCTCTGTTGTTCTCAGTTGAACACGTACAAACAAACAATATCTACAGACAACCCATGCCACACAAGGCCGTTATCCAAAATAATCAGACTCTGCATCTATCTATCCTTTCATTCAAATTACCTTTTTTTGCTTGTAACAGACTCAATAAAGTAAATCCTCATTATATCCGACTGTcctattttgtttgcatttgttGCATCTTCTCTTATGCTGAATATATTATTTGAACATTGTAAATACATGTTAGATACATTCCTGCATTGATAGGCGCTATATAGTTCCCTAGGAGACCAGAGACGTGTTTGTGACTAAAGTCTGCTACATCCAAACCACTGGACATCAAAAATGCTGAGAGGAAGTTACTAATAGGACAGTCAGCAGAGGAGAGGTCATGGGAATTATCTTTTGGATACCATCACAATGCATAATTGTTTATCTTTATAAAGCATGTGAATATATTGGAAACATGGCAAGGATTAATAGCATGCATGAGTTAATCTAAGTGTCCCAAACAGATCCGAAACAACTTTAGCAGACGATCAGACCATGCTGGTCGCCAGCCTGTTGCAACGTTTCCTGTGTAAGGATAAGCAGTCATAGCACCATATTTTGTTGTTTAGGCGTATTATGACAAAGACAAAGGCCGCTTATTAAACTCATCCAATGCATTTCTCCTGATGCGCTCTTGAACAGGCTCTGTCTAGTCACAGTCTCACATTGTAGTTTGAAAGGGCTACAGAATTAGTTACAACAAAAGTAAAGGGCAAACACCTCAGTGTTGTGTCTAATATAGTGCTGGACAATTGTCTATGGAGGCTGTTAGATGTATTGGAGGGCACAAAAAAGCCACAGAGGGCTGCATCCAGTCTGACAGCCCTGGCCTAAAGTCTACAGATTATGTTTTGTAATGATGGCGTTCAATAATATTTGAGGAGTTCTATATGTTTTGttaatgaaatgattcatgaGTGAGAAGAGTGATGAGTGTTAAGCGATAGTAAAACAATCTCATTCTCTCTGAGAGAGAATGTAATAAGGGTGATCTCCCAGCCTCCGGTGGACCTATATGTGAGCAGTGATGTACTGACTCATGAATGTGCTGCTTTGATTTTCCTCTGTATATaatctctctcagtctctgtatATATAAATCAGGGCGCTATGTATACTTAGATTAGCAGAGCTGTTGAAGGAGGATAAGGGCCAGATTTGAGGGATTTCCTGATGTGATTTTAAAGGAAGCCACTCTCACTTAGTTCTTCTGTAGTATGCTCACAGTGCTTTTATCTTCATTTGTTTAATACCGTGACTGTACATCCAACGTTTCACTTTTTCACAATTATTAACTCATTAAATCATCCAAACGTGGAcagatctaaagctgggtacacactacagaattttccaccaactttttatgccgagcgattttacatgcgatcaatgttctGATCGCtctgtccatggactgcatacatactagccttgtttaagacgacaaagggaagagcggacgtcactttagcgactttttacagccatgttgtcgtgagcaatgactgtaatttcctacacactgatataccaaagacattagcataaatgggcagagctttcgctatagttaacacccaaaaccacataaaaagagaaggcaccactgtctcttcattcattcctatttgtaaacctacaatggataTATTGTAGGTAGAagaagaacaagcaactgcacttttcctgcttgctgtggcaagaagactgcaggtacggaaccaaacagaaaaaaggagaaagagtagatcttgttggaacaaaaattaaaaaccttgataatacttttgttGACATGTATATgttgtttgcaactgttgtgacACCCtttaagtgtaatactattttttttcacgtgtcatattctacaatacaaattattttactttttttacctgcaataaaactgttgcatcaaCGCTGTGTGATTTATTCTgggcattttacaaatattagttaataaaggtaaatatgactttataagttgaatagtttataaaggttaaagtttataaagggtaaatatgaatagattcacacatagatgcaaagggtaataacacacgtgctttttacaagtgtaatggtctgcagccaggcaggtgcaatacacatct
This genomic interval carries:
- the KBTBD13 gene encoding kelch repeat and BTB domain-containing protein 13; translation: MTKLDVTVEETVFATDKDLLMEHSEYFRALFQSGMRESTQDKILLRNLGAMGFLITLRVIAGERPLLSREEILQAVECAAFLQVELLSKHLINLIGYENCLVMYEAAATYGLLDLFHAAALYIRDIYEQLEEDINCLPAELLQYVNSLTPSTFVAVGAHTPTLEFLEDTSRTMCFLNEQENQWESLGCIPDNASTFLAGVAILNNKVFIVGGARGANKQVVERSFCYDADSHSWSEFACPHQLRYEVTLVGHEGHLYAFGGEYERVPLAFVEKYSLSSQTWSFGKELPQPTAGPPAAKAMGRIFICLWKPQETTVIYEYDTGKDDLINISSIRRPQSYGHCMVGHRDNLYIMRNGPSDDFLRCTLENFNLSTQQWTTLSGQYVNSKGALFTSVIRGDMVFALNRMMTLLYKVGTHSWRPIKEKAGFNKGGQLHTFFLRLPMKTKLMASKLYKNPHQSFL